In bacterium, a single genomic region encodes these proteins:
- the rpmD gene encoding 50S ribosomal protein L30, whose protein sequence is MEKNLKITLVKSRFGRIPKHCGTLSALGLRKINQTVIKPDNPQIKGMIKQIDYLVKVEKI, encoded by the coding sequence ATGGAGAAAAATTTGAAGATAACTTTAGTTAAAAGTAGATTCGGAAGAATACCAAAACATTGCGGAACTTTATCGGCATTGGGATTGAGGAAAATAAACCAGACGGTGATAAAACCTGATAATCCTCAAATAAAAGGAATGATAAAACAAATTGATTATTTAGTTAAGGTAGAGAAGATATGA